The following proteins are co-located in the Mus caroli chromosome 7, CAROLI_EIJ_v1.1, whole genome shotgun sequence genome:
- the Ffar2 gene encoding free fatty acid receptor 2, with the protein MTPDWHSSLILTAYILIFLTGLPANLLALRAFMGRVRQPQPAPVHILLLNLTLADLLLLLLLPFRIVEAASNFRWYLPKIVCALTGFGFYSSIYCSTWLLAGISMERYLGVAFPVQYKLSRRPLYGVIAALVAWIMSFGHCTIVIIVQYLNSTEQVGTENQITCYENFTQEQLDVVLPVRLELCLVLFFVPMAVTIFCYWRFVWIMLTQPHVGAQRRRRAVGLAVVTLLNFLVCFGPYNMSHLVGFYLRQSPSWRVEAVVFSSLNASLDPLLFYFSSSVVRRAFGKGLLLLRNPASSMLGRGAKETVEGTKMDRGGSQAEGVQSSDFVTE; encoded by the coding sequence ATGACCCCAGACTGGCACAGTTCCTTGATCCTCACGGCCTACATTCTCATCTTTCTTACTGGGCTCCCTGCCAACCTGCTGGCCCTGCGGGCCTTCATGGGCCGGGTTCGCCAGCCTCAGCCTGCCCCTGTGCACATCCTCCTGCTTAATCTGACCCTGGCGGACTtgctcctgttgctgctgctgcccttCCGGATCGTGGAAGCAGCATCCAACTTCCGCTGGTACCTACCAAAGATCGTGTGCGCGCTCACGGGCTTCGGCTTCTACAGCAGCATCTACTGCAGCACGTGGCTGCTGGCCGGCATCAGCATGGAACGCTACCTGGGAGTGGCCTTCCCGGTGCAGTACAAGCTATCCCGCCGGCCACTGTATGGAGTGATCGCTGCTCTGGTGGCCTGGATCATGTCCTTTGGCCACTGCACCATCGTCATCATCGTTCAGTACCTGAACTCAACCGAGCAGGTGGGCactgagaaccaaataacctgCTACGAGAACTTCACCCAAGAGCAGCTGGATGTGGTACTGCCCGTACGACTGGAGCTGTGCCTGGTCCTGTTTTTCGTTCCCATGGCAGTCACCATCTTCTGTTATTGGCGCTTCGTGTGGATCATGCTCACGCAGCCCCACGTTGGGGCTCAGAGGCGACGCCGGGCGGTGGGCCTGGCTGTGGTGACGCTTCTTAATTTCCTGGTGTGCTTTGGACCCTACAACATGTCCCACCTGGTGGGGTTCTACCTGAGGCAGAGCCCCTCGTGGAGGGTGGAGGCTGTGGTGTTCAGCTCCCTCAATGCCAGCCTGGATCCATTATTGTTCTACTTCTCCTCCTCCGTGGTGCGCAGAGCTTTTGGGAAAGGTTTGCTACTGCTCCGCAATCCTGCCTCCTCTATGCTGGGCAGGGGAGCCAAAGAGACAGTGGAGGGGACCAAGATGGACAGGGGTGGAAGCCAAGCAGAAGGGGTACAGAGTTCTGACTTTGTCACCGAGTAG